One window of Novosphingobium sp. 9U genomic DNA carries:
- a CDS encoding valine--tRNA ligase, whose protein sequence is MTDAQNSDSAQMLDKTFDPAAIEAKWYQHWENTGLFRPERPDATPFTIVNPPPNVTGSLHIGHALDNTLQDVVIRYERLRGKDALWVVGTDHAGIATQMVVERQMEQRQDKRTNYTREQFIDKVWEWKAESGGTITGQLRRLGCSMDWSREQFTMDPHFTKAVVKVFVDLYNQGLIYRDKRLVNWDPRLKTAISDLEVETREIDGKFWHFKYPLSDGSGYISVATTRPETMLADMAVAVNPADERYKPLLDRKATVILPITGREIPIVADEHADPELGSGAVKITPGHDFNDFEVGKRAGIKAADMLNMLDAEAHVCQTADGLIPAQLIGMDRFAARTCVVDLMEQADLLEKVEDRVIQTPYGDRGGVVIEPWLTDQWYVDAETLAKAPMEAVRSGAIEIVPKSWEKTFFNWMENIQPWCVSRQLWWGHRIPAWYADDGSIYVAETVEEAQAQAGNKPIKRDEDVLDTWFSSALWPFATLGWPDDDALVARHYPNDLLISGFDILFFWDARMAMQGIHFMKEVPWKRLYLHGLVRAADGQKMSKSKGNVVDPLGLIDQYGADALRFFMAAMESQGRDVKMDEKRVEGYRNFATKLWNAARFCQSNGIGASQSVAAPAATSAVNRWIISEVIETVAALDKAMADLRFDAAANTIYQFAWSQFCDWYIELIKGSFDEETRAVAGWVLDQILVMLHPFMPFVTEELWSKMGDRPYELIVAKWPEPGAQVDAQAKAEVEWLISLIGNLRGAKAELGIAPGARLTAYLAEPSEATRAVIERNGAAIDRLARLDAIRFEAAPAGAAMQVGAGDAMLAIPLEGVIDIAAEKARLEKALATSVKERDSIAKRLENPAFAEKAKPEAVEKAKADHATHAAEAGRLQAALARLG, encoded by the coding sequence ATGACCGACGCCCAGAACAGCGACAGCGCACAGATGCTCGACAAGACCTTCGATCCCGCCGCGATCGAGGCGAAGTGGTACCAGCATTGGGAGAACACCGGCCTGTTCCGCCCCGAGCGGCCGGACGCGACGCCGTTCACCATCGTCAACCCGCCGCCGAATGTAACGGGTTCGCTGCACATCGGCCACGCGCTCGACAACACGCTGCAGGACGTGGTGATCCGCTACGAGCGGCTGCGCGGCAAGGACGCGCTGTGGGTGGTCGGCACGGACCATGCGGGCATCGCCACGCAGATGGTGGTCGAGCGCCAGATGGAGCAGCGCCAGGACAAGCGCACCAACTACACGCGCGAACAGTTCATCGACAAAGTCTGGGAGTGGAAGGCCGAAAGCGGCGGCACCATCACCGGCCAGCTGCGGCGCCTGGGCTGTTCGATGGACTGGTCGCGCGAGCAGTTCACCATGGATCCGCACTTCACCAAGGCCGTGGTGAAGGTGTTCGTCGACCTCTACAACCAGGGCCTGATCTACCGCGACAAGCGGTTGGTAAACTGGGACCCGCGGCTGAAGACCGCGATCTCCGACCTCGAGGTCGAGACGCGCGAGATCGACGGCAAGTTCTGGCACTTCAAGTACCCGCTGTCGGACGGCTCGGGCTACATTTCGGTCGCCACCACCCGGCCCGAGACGATGCTGGCCGACATGGCCGTCGCCGTGAACCCGGCTGACGAGCGCTATAAGCCGCTGCTCGACCGCAAGGCGACCGTGATCCTGCCGATCACCGGCCGCGAGATCCCGATCGTCGCCGACGAGCATGCCGATCCGGAGCTCGGCTCGGGCGCGGTGAAGATCACGCCGGGGCATGACTTCAACGACTTCGAAGTCGGCAAGCGCGCCGGCATCAAGGCGGCGGACATGCTCAACATGCTCGATGCCGAGGCGCATGTCTGCCAGACCGCCGACGGGCTGATCCCGGCCCAGCTCATCGGCATGGACCGCTTCGCTGCGCGCACGTGCGTCGTCGATCTGATGGAGCAGGCCGACCTGCTCGAAAAGGTCGAGGATCGCGTGATCCAGACGCCCTATGGCGACCGCGGCGGCGTGGTAATCGAGCCCTGGCTCACGGACCAGTGGTACGTCGATGCCGAGACGCTCGCCAAGGCGCCAATGGAAGCCGTCCGCTCGGGCGCCATTGAGATCGTGCCGAAGAGCTGGGAGAAGACGTTCTTCAACTGGATGGAAAACATCCAGCCTTGGTGCGTCAGCCGCCAGCTGTGGTGGGGTCATCGGATTCCGGCGTGGTATGCTGACGATGGCTCGATCTACGTAGCCGAGACCGTGGAAGAGGCGCAGGCGCAGGCCGGCAACAAGCCGATCAAGCGCGACGAGGACGTGCTCGACACCTGGTTCTCCAGCGCGCTCTGGCCGTTCGCCACGCTCGGCTGGCCGGACGACGATGCGCTGGTCGCGCGCCACTACCCCAACGATCTGCTGATTTCCGGCTTCGACATCCTGTTCTTCTGGGATGCGAGGATGGCGATGCAAGGCATTCATTTCATGAAGGAAGTGCCGTGGAAGCGGCTCTACCTCCATGGTCTGGTGCGCGCGGCGGACGGGCAGAAGATGTCCAAGTCCAAGGGCAACGTGGTCGATCCGCTCGGCCTCATCGACCAGTACGGCGCCGACGCGCTCCGCTTCTTCATGGCGGCCATGGAGAGCCAGGGACGCGACGTGAAGATGGATGAGAAGCGGGTCGAGGGTTACCGCAACTTCGCCACCAAGCTGTGGAATGCCGCGCGCTTCTGCCAGTCGAACGGCATCGGCGCGAGCCAGTCGGTGGCGGCGCCTGCGGCGACCTCCGCCGTCAACCGCTGGATCATCAGCGAAGTGATCGAGACGGTCGCGGCGCTGGACAAGGCGATGGCCGACTTGCGTTTCGATGCGGCCGCCAACACCATCTACCAGTTCGCCTGGAGCCAGTTCTGCGACTGGTACATCGAGCTGATCAAGGGCTCCTTCGACGAGGAAACCAGAGCGGTAGCTGGCTGGGTGCTCGACCAGATCCTGGTCATGCTCCACCCGTTCATGCCCTTCGTCACCGAAGAGCTCTGGTCGAAGATGGGCGATCGGCCGTACGAGCTGATCGTCGCCAAGTGGCCCGAGCCGGGAGCCCAAGTCGATGCGCAGGCCAAGGCCGAAGTCGAGTGGCTAATCTCCCTCATAGGCAACTTGCGCGGCGCCAAGGCCGAGCTCGGCATCGCGCCGGGTGCGCGGCTGACGGCTTACCTTGCCGAGCCTTCCGAGGCGACCCGCGCGGTGATCGAGCGCAACGGCGCTGCCATCGACCGGCTTGCGCGTCTGGACGCGATCCGGTTCGAGGCGGCTCCCGCGGGCGCCGCGATGCAGGTCGGTGCGGGTGACGCCATGCTGGCGATCCCGCTCGAAGGCGTGATCGATATCGCGGCCGAAAAGGCGCGGCTCGAAAAGGCGCTCGCGACTTCGGTGAAGGAGCGAGATTCTATCGCCAAGCGGCTGGAAAACCCCGCTTTTGCCGAGAAGGCTAAGCCCGAAGCGGTGGAGAAAGCCAAGGCCGACCACGCCACCCACGCAGCCGAGGCCGGGCGGTTGCAAGCGGCACTGGCGCGGCTAGGCTGA
- a CDS encoding 7-carboxy-7-deazaguanine synthase QueE, giving the protein MLTLATTNPGEPEIFASLQGEGASLGRPSTFVRLSRCNLACQWCDTAYTWRFEGDNRPHRDALAFDRQANQLTLSEDDVAARIGALSPDRLVITGGEPLLQGAALARLVALLPGMHVEIETNGTVAPHPALDAQVHQYNVSPKLSHSGNPAELALIPERLTAWAQDDRAYFKFVVADHGDVGEVLALQATYGIPGDRLFLMAEGRSPAELHARNRWLSDICLKHGLRFTDRLHIHLYGDTRGT; this is encoded by the coding sequence ATGCTGACCCTCGCAACCACCAACCCCGGCGAGCCGGAAATCTTCGCCTCGCTCCAAGGCGAAGGCGCGTCACTCGGTCGGCCGAGCACGTTCGTGCGCCTCTCGCGCTGCAACCTGGCGTGCCAGTGGTGCGACACTGCCTACACCTGGCGCTTCGAGGGCGATAACCGCCCGCACCGTGATGCGCTCGCCTTCGATCGCCAGGCCAACCAACTCACGCTGAGCGAGGACGATGTCGCCGCCCGCATTGGCGCACTCTCGCCCGACCGGCTGGTGATCACCGGCGGCGAGCCGCTGCTGCAAGGCGCAGCCCTCGCCCGCCTCGTAGCGTTGCTGCCCGGCATGCACGTCGAGATCGAAACCAACGGCACCGTCGCGCCCCATCCCGCGCTCGACGCGCAAGTGCACCAGTACAACGTCAGCCCCAAGCTGAGCCACAGTGGCAACCCGGCCGAGCTCGCGCTGATTCCCGAACGCCTCACCGCCTGGGCACAAGATGATCGCGCTTACTTCAAGTTCGTGGTGGCGGACCATGGTGATGTCGGCGAAGTGCTCGCGCTCCAGGCCACATACGGCATCCCCGGCGATCGCCTGTTCCTGATGGCAGAGGGCCGCAGCCCGGCCGAGCTGCACGCCCGCAACCGCTGGCTCAGCGATATCTGCCTAAAGCACGGCCTGCGCTTCACCGATCGCTTGCACATTCACCTCTACGGCGACACGAGAGGCACATGA
- a CDS encoding MATE family efflux transporter, translating into MNEASPIPIGENAAEMQPTPQTPPPAKPGAMKGDLTQGPILGTLLTFSVPMLISSILQTLNGSINAIWVGRLLGESALAATANANIVMFLLIALVIGFGTATTVRVGQFFGARDIEAARRNFGTGVGFCILLGVLTGVVGWVFTRDILTALGTPEASAELALAYLQVVFITIPFGVVSMMVSMGMRGAGDSKTPLYAMILTAAVDVVLNPLLIIGPGPLPTLGIAGSAMATAFANIAGLVFQLWRIYGQDLPLRLRGPELRYLIPQGNALRYIVAKGIPMGAQMVLVSSAGLVMIGLVNREGLNASAAYGASLQLWNYLQMPAFAVSSAVSAMVAQALGAGNHKRVGDVTRVGLTATLAMSVVLAALIVLADRPLLALFLGGESPAMPIAQHIQLVCTGSFVIMCVTMILSGTMRAYGAVIAPMAIMFLALYPARLGFYYAAYPQLGGEAVWWAYPAGSVVAAGLTLAYYVWGKWRKAAVLPPKTGAPAA; encoded by the coding sequence ATGAACGAGGCGAGCCCCATACCCATCGGTGAGAACGCGGCAGAGATGCAGCCGACACCGCAGACGCCGCCTCCCGCTAAACCCGGCGCGATGAAGGGCGACCTGACGCAAGGGCCGATCCTGGGCACCTTGCTGACGTTCTCGGTGCCGATGCTGATCAGCTCGATCCTGCAGACACTGAACGGCTCGATTAACGCGATCTGGGTCGGCCGGCTGCTGGGCGAGAGCGCGCTAGCGGCGACTGCCAACGCCAACATCGTGATGTTCCTGCTGATCGCGCTGGTGATCGGTTTCGGCACCGCGACCACCGTGCGCGTCGGGCAATTCTTCGGCGCGCGCGACATCGAGGCGGCGCGCCGCAACTTCGGCACCGGCGTCGGCTTCTGCATCTTGCTGGGGGTGCTGACCGGCGTGGTCGGCTGGGTCTTTACCCGCGATATCCTGACGGCGCTGGGCACGCCCGAAGCCAGCGCAGAGCTGGCGCTGGCCTACCTCCAGGTGGTGTTCATCACGATCCCGTTCGGCGTGGTGTCGATGATGGTGTCCATGGGCATGCGCGGCGCGGGCGATTCCAAGACGCCGCTCTACGCGATGATCCTCACCGCGGCCGTCGACGTCGTGCTCAACCCATTGCTGATCATTGGCCCTGGCCCGCTGCCGACCCTGGGCATCGCCGGATCGGCCATGGCGACGGCCTTCGCCAATATCGCGGGCCTCGTGTTCCAGCTCTGGCGCATCTACGGGCAGGACCTGCCGCTGCGGCTGCGCGGGCCCGAGCTGCGCTACCTGATCCCGCAGGGCAATGCGCTGCGCTACATCGTCGCCAAGGGCATTCCGATGGGCGCGCAGATGGTGCTGGTCTCCTCGGCCGGGCTTGTGATGATCGGCCTCGTCAACCGCGAGGGGTTGAACGCCTCGGCGGCATACGGTGCCTCGTTGCAGCTATGGAACTACCTGCAGATGCCCGCCTTCGCGGTCAGCTCGGCGGTCAGCGCGATGGTGGCGCAGGCGCTGGGCGCGGGCAATCACAAGCGCGTGGGCGACGTGACCCGCGTCGGGCTCACCGCCACGCTGGCGATGTCGGTGGTGCTGGCCGCATTGATCGTGCTGGCCGATCGTCCGCTGCTCGCGCTGTTCCTGGGCGGCGAGAGCCCGGCGATGCCGATCGCGCAGCACATCCAGCTGGTCTGCACCGGGTCGTTCGTGATCATGTGCGTCACGATGATCCTGTCGGGTACCATGCGTGCGTATGGAGCGGTGATCGCACCCATGGCGATCATGTTCCTGGCGCTCTACCCGGCACGCCTGGGCTTCTATTACGCCGCCTACCCGCAACTGGGTGGAGAAGCCGTGTGGTGGGCCTATCCCGCTGGCTCAGTCGTCGCGGCGGGCCTGACGCTGGCGTATTACGTCTGGGGCAAGTGGCGGAAGGCTGCGGTTCTGCCGCCAAAGACGGGTGCGCCGGCGGCTTGA
- a CDS encoding ATP-binding protein, translated as MADFGNARPAHIADISDRRSAVATGSAADPIGMVIEIAGSGSRVVLDVPRLSECARDADQTLALSGQVGCQVKIKAGDTWLLASVRSQKQDPGSADAIVAQIDFLGEGDVDKSTGAIFGFRRGVTVYPIPGSLVYPVTTEDLRQVYASTGRAVIEVGSVYPSQDIRAGLYVDALLGKHFALLGSTGTGKSTTAALILHRICEAAPEGHIVMIDPHGEYGAAFRDNGVILDVSNLQMPYWLMNFEEHCEVFLTARGHERLEDAEILAKCLLEARQRNRLAQELGRITVDAPIPYLLSDLSVILNNEMGKLDKGRTTAGYMRIKNKIDEIKADPRYQFMFAGMLVGDVMAEFIGQLFRLPSNGRPISIIDVSGVPSEITATVVAVLSRLVFDFAVWAREERTQPILLICEEAHRYVPSEKNADGSSVGRILSRIAKEGRKYGVSLGLITQRPSDLAEGVLSQCGTIVAMRLNNERDQAFVRAAMPEGARGFLDAIPALRNRECVICGEGVSIPIRVAFDDLEERKRPASGDPSFSELWRQSGGEQQMILRTVQRWRAGGR; from the coding sequence ATGGCAGACTTCGGGAACGCGCGTCCTGCCCATATCGCCGACATATCGGACCGCCGCTCCGCCGTCGCGACGGGTAGTGCGGCCGATCCGATCGGCATGGTGATCGAGATCGCCGGCTCGGGATCGCGCGTGGTGCTCGATGTACCGCGCTTGTCCGAATGCGCGCGCGATGCAGACCAGACGCTCGCCTTGTCGGGCCAGGTCGGCTGCCAGGTGAAGATCAAGGCCGGCGACACCTGGCTCCTCGCCAGCGTGCGCAGCCAGAAGCAGGATCCGGGCTCTGCCGACGCCATCGTCGCGCAGATCGACTTCCTGGGTGAGGGCGACGTCGACAAGAGCACCGGCGCCATCTTCGGCTTTCGTCGCGGCGTCACCGTCTACCCAATACCGGGTTCGCTGGTCTATCCAGTCACCACCGAGGACCTGCGGCAGGTCTATGCCAGCACCGGCCGCGCGGTGATCGAGGTGGGCAGCGTCTACCCTAGCCAGGATATCCGCGCCGGGCTCTACGTCGATGCCCTGCTAGGCAAGCACTTTGCTCTGCTGGGCTCGACCGGCACCGGCAAGTCGACCACGGCCGCGCTGATCCTCCACCGCATCTGCGAGGCGGCGCCCGAAGGCCACATCGTGATGATTGACCCGCACGGCGAGTACGGCGCGGCGTTTCGCGACAATGGCGTGATCCTGGACGTCAGCAACCTGCAGATGCCGTACTGGCTGATGAACTTTGAGGAGCACTGCGAAGTGTTCCTGACCGCCCGCGGGCATGAGCGACTGGAGGATGCCGAGATCCTGGCCAAGTGCCTGCTCGAGGCCCGCCAGCGCAATCGCCTGGCGCAGGAGCTTGGCCGCATCACCGTCGATGCCCCGATCCCGTACCTGCTGTCCGACCTCAGCGTCATTCTCAACAACGAGATGGGGAAGCTCGACAAGGGCCGGACCACCGCCGGCTACATGCGGATTAAGAACAAGATCGACGAGATCAAGGCCGATCCGCGCTACCAGTTCATGTTCGCAGGCATGCTGGTGGGCGACGTCATGGCCGAGTTCATCGGCCAGCTGTTCCGGCTGCCTTCGAACGGCCGTCCGATCTCGATCATCGACGTATCGGGCGTCCCGTCCGAGATCACCGCCACCGTTGTCGCCGTGCTCAGCCGCCTGGTGTTCGATTTTGCAGTTTGGGCGCGCGAGGAGCGCACGCAGCCGATCCTGCTGATCTGCGAAGAGGCGCATCGCTATGTGCCCAGTGAGAAGAACGCTGATGGCTCGTCGGTAGGGCGCATTCTCTCGCGCATCGCCAAGGAAGGGCGCAAATACGGCGTCTCGCTCGGCCTGATCACGCAGCGCCCGTCCGATCTGGCCGAGGGTGTGCTGTCGCAATGCGGCACGATCGTCGCCATGCGGCTCAACAACGAGCGCGACCAGGCCTTCGTGCGCGCGGCCATGCCTGAGGGTGCGCGCGGGTTCCTCGATGCGATCCCTGCGCTCCGCAACCGCGAGTGCGTGATCTGCGGCGAAGGCGTGTCGATCCCGATCCGCGTCGCCTTCGATGACCTCGAGGAGCGCAAGCGACCCGCTTCTGGCGACCCCTCGTTCAGCGAGCTGTGGCGTCAGAGCGGGGGCGAGCAGCAGATGATCCTGCGCACCGTCCAGCGCTGGCGGGCAGGGGGGCGCTAA
- a CDS encoding TIGR02186 family protein has protein sequence MKPLFALLLLLVLGAAREPILVPEVSQHEVLLRQGFTGTELLLFGAVLNPEGTRAAQDYDIIIVLKGPTQSIVVREKQKVAGIWINVDSAELRSAPSYYAIASTRPISQIVDDKTAAIYELGLKWLQLSPIGSIDPAEQARFAAGLVKLNSGNGLYRQEEGAVKVSEQVLYQARIGLPSRVPIGTYTAETFAVSKGRVVASASSTVEVRKIGIERAIAAFSDRYGLLYGLLAVVVSIGMGWLAGRVFALV, from the coding sequence TTGAAGCCGCTGTTTGCCTTGCTGCTCCTGCTGGTTCTGGGCGCTGCGCGAGAGCCGATCCTGGTCCCCGAGGTCTCGCAGCACGAGGTTCTGCTGCGCCAGGGCTTCACCGGCACCGAGTTGTTGCTGTTCGGGGCGGTGCTCAATCCAGAGGGCACGCGAGCGGCACAAGACTACGACATCATCATCGTCCTGAAGGGCCCGACCCAGTCGATCGTCGTGCGTGAGAAGCAGAAGGTCGCCGGCATCTGGATCAACGTCGACAGCGCCGAATTGCGCTCTGCGCCCTCCTATTACGCGATCGCCTCGACCCGGCCGATCAGCCAGATAGTCGATGACAAGACTGCAGCGATCTATGAGCTTGGCCTCAAGTGGCTGCAGCTCTCGCCCATCGGCTCGATCGACCCGGCCGAACAAGCGCGCTTCGCGGCCGGTCTGGTGAAGCTGAACTCCGGCAATGGCCTCTATCGCCAGGAGGAAGGCGCCGTGAAGGTGAGCGAACAAGTGCTCTACCAGGCACGGATCGGCCTACCCTCGCGCGTGCCCATCGGCACGTACACGGCCGAGACCTTTGCCGTCAGCAAGGGCCGGGTCGTCGCCTCGGCCAGCAGCACGGTGGAGGTGCGGAAGATCGGGATTGAGCGCGCAATCGCGGCGTTTTCCGACCGATACGGCCTGCTATACGGCTTGCTTGCGGTGGTCGTCTCGATCGGCATGGGCTGGCTCGCAGGGCGGGTCTTCGCGCTGGTTTGA
- a CDS encoding sulfite exporter TauE/SafE family protein, whose translation MDVYLPIANLSVNGLIIVGLGLLTGLLSGMFGVGGGFLTTPLMIFYGIPPTVAAASAASQVTGASVSGAFAHSRRGGVDYQMGGVLVAGGIIGTGIGALLFNLLERLGQIDTVINILYVVLLGSIGSLMARESIQTLRAERTGVPLPARKRRHHPLVANLPMRWRFYRSGLYISPLAPLLLGMATGILTMLMGIGGGFVLVPAMLYILGMSANVVVGTSLFQILFVTMATTMMHALTTKAVDIVLATLLLVGSVTGAQIGAQFAQKASPVKLRLLLAVIVLMVALRMALGLGYRPDEIYTVAPL comes from the coding sequence GTGGACGTCTACCTGCCTATCGCCAACCTCTCGGTCAACGGCCTCATCATCGTTGGCCTGGGACTGCTGACCGGCCTGCTCTCGGGCATGTTCGGCGTGGGCGGCGGGTTCCTGACGACGCCGCTGATGATCTTCTACGGCATCCCGCCTACGGTCGCCGCCGCCTCCGCCGCGAGCCAGGTGACCGGCGCGAGCGTCTCGGGCGCCTTTGCACACTCGCGGCGCGGCGGGGTCGATTACCAGATGGGCGGCGTGCTGGTGGCGGGCGGCATCATCGGTACCGGCATCGGCGCGCTGTTGTTCAACCTGCTCGAGCGGCTCGGCCAGATCGATACCGTGATCAACATCCTCTACGTCGTGCTGCTCGGCTCGATCGGCAGCCTCATGGCGCGCGAAAGCATCCAGACGCTGCGGGCGGAGCGCACCGGCGTCCCGTTGCCCGCGCGCAAGCGGCGCCACCATCCTCTCGTGGCCAACCTGCCGATGCGCTGGCGCTTCTATCGCTCCGGCCTCTACATTTCGCCGCTCGCGCCGCTGCTGCTGGGCATGGCGACCGGTATTCTCACCATGCTGATGGGTATCGGCGGCGGCTTCGTGCTGGTGCCGGCGATGCTCTACATCCTGGGCATGAGCGCCAATGTCGTCGTCGGCACCTCGCTGTTCCAGATCCTGTTCGTGACGATGGCGACGACGATGATGCACGCGCTGACCACCAAGGCGGTCGACATCGTGCTCGCCACGCTGCTGCTGGTCGGCTCGGTCACCGGCGCGCAGATCGGCGCGCAGTTCGCGCAGAAGGCAAGCCCGGTGAAGCTGCGCCTGTTGCTCGCGGTGATCGTTCTCATGGTCGCGCTCCGCATGGCGCTCGGCCTCGGTTACCGACCGGACGAGATCTACACGGTAGCGCCGCTTTGA
- a CDS encoding glycosyl transferase family protein, with translation MPEDVIRSILSGVQLLEQELLYFAAFWFVLGALDEFAVDCVWLVLRAFKTKSPRIADAAARPGAIAVYIAAWKESQVIGHTIGHALRVWPQRDLRLYVGCYGNDPVTVAAAMAGAAGDPRLRIVIHDRPGPTTKADCLNRVYRAMCDDEGRERRRFAGVVMHDAEDMVHADAIAVIASGLADADFVQLPVLPEPQPSSTWIAGHYSDEFAEAHGKTLVVRDALGAPIPAAGVGCGFGRERLGALAKVREAEGGNGPFASECLTEDYELGLLFSHAGGRSRFLRVRDADGRLVATRAYFPATLETAVRQKTRWIHGIALQGWDRLGWSRRPVDGWMRLRDRRGPLMAVVLAAAYGWLCLTGVLFAAKLAGLVTPVRTSPGLRIMLWVCLASMIWRVAMRFAFTAREYGWAEGLRSIPRMFVANIIAIMAGRRALASYMRTLRGGAVIWDKTEHSHHPATLQAAA, from the coding sequence ATGCCTGAAGATGTGATCCGATCGATTCTCTCGGGGGTGCAGCTGCTGGAGCAGGAGCTGCTGTATTTCGCGGCGTTCTGGTTCGTGCTCGGCGCTCTCGATGAATTCGCCGTCGATTGCGTGTGGTTGGTGCTGAGAGCGTTCAAGACGAAGTCGCCTCGGATCGCCGACGCCGCAGCTCGCCCCGGTGCGATCGCCGTCTACATCGCGGCCTGGAAGGAGTCGCAGGTCATCGGCCACACCATCGGCCATGCCCTGCGCGTCTGGCCTCAGCGGGACCTCCGGCTCTACGTAGGCTGCTATGGCAACGATCCGGTGACGGTCGCTGCTGCCATGGCAGGTGCCGCGGGCGATCCGCGCCTGCGGATCGTCATCCACGATCGTCCCGGCCCCACGACGAAGGCCGACTGCCTCAACCGCGTCTACCGCGCCATGTGCGACGACGAGGGGCGCGAGCGGCGGCGCTTTGCGGGCGTGGTGATGCACGATGCGGAGGACATGGTGCACGCCGATGCCATCGCCGTGATCGCCTCCGGCCTAGCCGATGCGGACTTCGTGCAGCTGCCGGTTTTGCCCGAACCACAGCCAAGCTCGACATGGATCGCGGGGCACTACTCGGACGAGTTCGCCGAAGCGCACGGCAAGACGCTGGTGGTGCGTGACGCGCTCGGCGCACCGATCCCGGCGGCGGGCGTGGGCTGTGGCTTCGGACGCGAGCGGCTGGGAGCGCTCGCCAAGGTGCGCGAGGCGGAGGGCGGCAACGGACCCTTCGCATCCGAGTGCCTGACCGAGGATTACGAACTCGGGCTGCTCTTCTCGCATGCCGGTGGCCGCTCGCGCTTCCTGCGGGTGCGCGATGCCGACGGCAGGTTGGTCGCGACCCGCGCCTATTTCCCGGCGACGCTGGAGACGGCCGTGCGCCAGAAGACGCGGTGGATCCACGGCATCGCGCTGCAGGGCTGGGACCGGCTCGGCTGGTCGCGCCGGCCTGTCGATGGCTGGATGCGGCTGCGTGACCGGCGCGGTCCGCTGATGGCGGTCGTGCTCGCCGCTGCGTACGGGTGGCTGTGCCTGACAGGTGTGCTGTTCGCCGCCAAACTCGCGGGCCTCGTCACGCCCGTGCGCACGTCACCGGGGCTCAGAATCATGCTGTGGGTGTGCCTCGCCAGCATGATCTGGCGCGTGGCGATGCGGTTCGCCTTCACCGCGCGCGAGTACGGATGGGCCGAGGGCTTGCGCTCGATCCCGCGCATGTTCGTCGCCAACATCATCGCGATCATGGCGGGGCGGCGCGCGCTTGCCTCCTACATGCGCACCTTGCGAGGGGGCGCGGTGATTTGGGACAAGACCGAGCATAGCCACCATCCCGCCACGCTGCAGGCGGCGGCATGA